CTCGTGCACCGCCACTCCGATGGTCTCGCCCTTCAGCGCGGGGGAGGCGGTCAGCGCACCGGTGACGGCGGCGGCGATCTCCTCGTCGCTGGCAGCGGGCGCGGCGGCGGAGGGTGGCGGCGCGGACGCCGGCCACAGCGGCAGCTCGTGCCGCAGCAGGTAGTAGCCCCAGGTGCCGAGCAGGAGGAGCAGCAGGACCAGGCCTCCGATGGCGCCCCAGGGGCGGGAGCGCGGCGCGGGAGCGCGCCGCATCTGCAGCGGAGTGAGCACGCGGCGCGGCCGCGGCGTCAGCGCGGGACGAGGAGCGAGCGCCACCGCTCCTCGCGTCGCCGGCGGCGCGGGAGCCGGCGCAGCCGCCAGCTCTTCCGAGCCCAGCACCGAGGTGCCCGCCTCCGAGGCCCAGGCCTCCGGGTCCTTGAGCGCCGCCAGCATCTCCTCGGCGCTCTGGAAGCGGTCTTCGCGCTGCTTGGCCAGCGACTTCAGCAGCAGCTTCGAGATCGCCTGGGGGATCCGCAGGTCGGGACGCAGCAAGTCGGGCGGCCGCGGCGGCGTCTGGATGTGGTGCAGCAGCAGGCCCATGGGCGTGTCGCTCTCGAACGGCAACTGCCCGGTCACCATCTCGTAGAGCACCACGCCCAGCGAGTAGAGGTCGGCGCGCCCGTCGATGTCGTTGCCGTGCTTGCCCAGCGCCTGCTCGGGGGAGATGTACTGGGGCGTGCCCACCACCATGCCGGTGTGGGTGGGGGTGTAGCCGGCGCCGCTGCCCACCGTGCTCTCGCGCACCTTGGCGATGCCGAAGTCCAGCACTTTGACCAGGTCGTGGCCGTCGGCCTGCTCCACCAGGATGATGTTGTCGGGCTTGATGTCGCGATGAGTGATGCCCAGGTGGTGGGCGGCGGCCAGCGCCTGCGCCACCTGGCGCGCGATGTGCAGGGCGCGCGCCAGGCGCAGCGCCCCGTGCTTCTGGATCACGTTGCGCAGGTTCTCGCCCCGCACGTACTCCATGACGATGAAGGGGCGGCCGTCCTCGGTGGAGTCGATGTCGTCCACCCGCACCGCGTTCAGGTGGTGCAGCTTGCGGGTGATGATGGCTTCATTGCGGAAGCGGTGCAGGAAGCCCTCGTCGTCGAGCATGCGGCTGGAGACCACCTTGAGGGCGTGGACCTCCTGGAAGGCGACGTGCTTGGCCTTGTAGACCACCGCCATGCCGCCGGCCCCGATGCGCTCCACGATCTGGTACTTCTCGCGGATGATGAGCCCGGGCATCAGCTCGGAGGCGGTGTGCAGCAGGGTCTGGTCTTTGGGGCAGGTGGTGAACGAGGTGGGGTAGGTGCTGTGACAGGTGTCGCAAACCTTCATGCTTGCAACCTCCCCTTCGGCTGCCGCAGCAGCGGGAGGCAAGTGGCGCAGGGTCCCAACCTCCATGATACCCCCGCGAACGAGGGAGTGAAAGAAATCGCCTCATCGGGTGATCGGGCCATCGCGTCGTTTGAACGCCAAGATGTCTTGCTGGCGTCTGACGTCTGAGGTCTGACGTCCGCTCGTCATTGACTTGCCGGGGCGCGCGTCCTAACATCGCCCTCCCGCAGCCAGCCCCGGAGGACCTCCATGAAGCCGATGCGCGATCTTTCTATGTTCGTCCTGCTGGCCTGGATCT
This genomic interval from Terriglobales bacterium contains the following:
- a CDS encoding protein kinase, whose product is MKVCDTCHSTYPTSFTTCPKDQTLLHTASELMPGLIIREKYQIVERIGAGGMAVVYKAKHVAFQEVHALKVVSSRMLDDEGFLHRFRNEAIITRKLHHLNAVRVDDIDSTEDGRPFIVMEYVRGENLRNVIQKHGALRLARALHIARQVAQALAAAHHLGITHRDIKPDNIILVEQADGHDLVKVLDFGIAKVRESTVGSGAGYTPTHTGMVVGTPQYISPEQALGKHGNDIDGRADLYSLGVVLYEMVTGQLPFESDTPMGLLLHHIQTPPRPPDLLRPDLRIPQAISKLLLKSLAKQREDRFQSAEEMLAALKDPEAWASEAGTSVLGSEELAAAPAPAPPATRGAVALAPRPALTPRPRRVLTPLQMRRAPAPRSRPWGAIGGLVLLLLLLGTWGYYLLRHELPLWPASAPPPSAAAPAASDEEIAAAVTGALTASPALKGETIGVAVHEGVVTLTGPLDTPAQAAAAIALASAVPGAKRVSNQMKVRPTVEHEAPAAAVESKPPPDRDEERARRAQQGARRARDLVTGGDRQLNAGDYDAAIASFQAALEAEPGNRAARQGLARAQQAKRAEEEILKRRR